A genomic region of Eucalyptus grandis isolate ANBG69807.140 chromosome 5, ASM1654582v1, whole genome shotgun sequence contains the following coding sequences:
- the LOC104437344 gene encoding exocyst complex component EXO70B1, with translation MAENGEEKLLAVARHIAKTLGRDESMADDILQIFSNFDGRFSRDKLSPSDKAAAVAAAADGDPRAYAALDRNLSALERQISHFVTSDNPIWADAADAAAFLDAVDELIAAVRDLASAPAADKAVLACLSRAEELTQQAMFRLEDEFRSLMEVGGEAFELSRPYGRGESNGDLSFDSEDEDEDEQGGDGDERQVPVAQPLGDDFDIVIDALPSGTINDLHEIAKRMVAARFGKECSHVYSSCRREFLEESMSRLGLQKLSIEEAQKLPWQELEEEIDRWMKAMKVALYILFPSERRLCDRVFFGLSSVADLCFMEVCRGCVIQLLNFADAVAIGSRAPERLFKVLDVFETMRDLMPEFESLFSDQYCSVLRNEAVAIWKRLGEAIRGIFMELENLIRRDPAKAAVPGGGLHPITRYVMNYLRAACRSRLILEQIFEESIVSPKEYPDLDSRASSSSLSVQIEWIMELLESNLEAKSKIYRDSALCSIFMMNNGRYIVEKAKGNDLGLLLGEDWIRKHTAKVRQYQMSYIRSSWNKVMVVLKPDNASLAPNADPRSLKEKVKLFNGYFEETCRVQSSCVIFDEQLREDLRISVTKWLVPAYETFVGRLQSVAEMRKHPYRSVEDIKARIDELFRGRGALGGGRK, from the coding sequence GCCGCGACGAGTCCATGGCCGACGACATCCTCCAGATCTTCTCCAACTTTGACGGCCGCTTCTCCCGCGACAAGCTCTCCCCCTCCGACAaggccgccgccgtcgccgccgccgccgacggcgACCCCCGGGCCTACGCGGCGCTCGACCGCAACCTCAGCGCGCTGGAGCGCCAGATCTCGCACTTCGTCACCTCCGACAACCCCATCTGGGCCgacgccgccgacgccgccgcgtTCCTCGACGCCGTGGACGAGCTGATCGCCGCCGTCAGGGACCTGGcctccgcccccgccgccgaCAAGGCCGTCCTGGCCTGCCTGAGCCGCGCCGAGGAGCTGACGCAGCAGGCAATGTTCCGCCTCGAGGACGAGTTCAGGTCTCTGATGGAGGTGGGCGGGGAGGCCTTTGAGCTGAGCCGGCCGTACGGACGGGGCGAGTCGAACGGGGACCTCTCGTTCGACtctgaggatgaggatgaggatgaacaGGGAGGCGATGGAGATGAGCGGCAGGTTCCGGTGGCGCAGCCGCTCGGGGACGACTTTGATATCGTGATCGACGCGTTGCCGTCGGGAACGATAAATGATTTGCATGAGATCGCGAAGCGCATGGTGGCTGCGAGGTTTGGGAAGGAGTGCTCGCACGTTTACAGCAGCTGCAGGAGGGAATTCTTGGAGGAGAGCATGTCGAGGTTGGGTTTACAGAAATTGAGCATCGAGGAAGCCCAGAAATTGCCATGGCAGGAGTTGGAAGAAGAGATAGACCGGTGGATGAAGGCCATGAAAGTGGCTCTTTATATCCTGTTCCCCAGCGAGCGCCGCCTCTGCGATCGTGTCTTCTTCGGCTTATCTTCTGTTGCCGATCTCTGCTTCATGGAGGTATGCCGTGGCTGTGTCATCCAACTCCTGAACTTTGCTGATGCAGTCGCGATTGGGTCGAGGGCACCTGAGCGCCTGTTTAAAGTTCTTGACGTGTTTGAGACGATGAGAGACTTGATGCCTGAATTTGAGTCTTTGTTCTCTGATCAGTACTGCTCGGTTCTTAGAAATGAAGCTGTTGCTATTTGGAAGAGGCTAGGAGAGGCAATTAGAGGGATATTCATGGAATTAGAGAATTTGATCCGCCGAGATCCAGCAAAAGCTGCTGTTCCCGGTGGAGGGCTGCATCCAATTACTCGATATGTAATGAACTATCTTCGAGCCGCTTGCCGATCTCGGCTGATCCTCGAACAAATTTTTGAGGAGAGTATTGTGTCTCCTAAAGAATATCCAGATCTTGACAGTCGAGCCTCTTCATCCTCCCTGTCTGTCCAAATTGAATGGATCATGGAACTTCTGGAGAGTAATTTAGAGGCCAAATCAAAGATTTACAGGGATTCTGCTCTCTGTTCtatttttatgatgaataatGGAAGGTACATTGTAGAGAAGGCAAAAGGCAATGATTTGGGTTTACTCTTAGGGGAGGATTGGATCAGAAAGCACACTGCAAAGGTGCGGCAATATCAGATGAGCTATATCAGAAGCTCATGGAATAAGGTTATGGTTGTGTTGAAGCCAGACAATGCCTCTCTAGCTCCCAATGCAGACCCGAGGTCTCTGAAGGAAAAAGTCAAGTTATTCAATGGCTACTTTGAGGAAACATGTAGAGTGCAATCATCTTGTGTCATCTTTGATGAGCAGCTAAGGGAGGACTTGAGGATCTCAGTGACAAAATGGCTGGTGCCTGCTTATGAAACTTTTGTGGGAAGGTTGCAGAGTGTTGCTGAAATGAGGAAGCACCCTTATAGGTCGGTTGAGGATATCAAGGCTCGGATTGATGAATTATTTCGGGGAAGGGGAGCTTTGGGTGGTGGCAGGAAGTGA